One Coffea eugenioides isolate CCC68of chromosome 2, Ceug_1.0, whole genome shotgun sequence genomic window, TGATgacaggaaaaggaaagaagttgcAACCTAAATTCGTAGGGTCTTATAAGATTCTTCAACGTGTAGGAAATGTGGCTTATAAGTTAGAATTGCCACCAAATTCATCTCGGATCCATAACGTTTTTCACGTATCcatgctcaagaaatatcatccagatcCGTCTCATGTCCTGCAACCGGAAAATGTTGAGATCGATGAGGcactgacctatgaggagaaaccaatAAAGCTTCTAGATTGTAAGGTGAAAGAACTGAGGAATAAGCGAATCCCATTGGTGAAAGTTCTAAGGAGAAACCACGGACTAGAGGAAGCAAGTtgggaagtagaagaagaaattcGAGAAAAAATCCAGATCTATTTCCAgatcaaggtatgaatttcgtggacgaaattctcttaagg contains:
- the LOC113759970 gene encoding uncharacterized protein LOC113759970; translated protein: MAPYETLSGQRCRSPICWDEVGERKIFDPTVVHWIEEAREKVKLIRQRIQAAQSRQKSYADNRRKDLEFAVGDQVFLKITPLKMSLMTGKGKKLQPKFVGSYKILQRVGNVAYKLELPPNSSRIHNVFHVSMLKKYHPDPSHVLQPENVEIDEALTYEEKPIKLLDCKVKELRNKRIPLVKVLRRNHGLEEASWEVEEEIREKIQIYFQIKV